In the Leptospira limi genome, one interval contains:
- a CDS encoding response regulator, producing MNEKRILLAEDDLISATLLQESLASVGYKVTLAEDGRKAKELFLENQFPIVITDYDMPDVNGIELIDFLKEEEYEPIIIVLTNHSETSIIIDIMRRGIYDYIVKPIEAEELSLKLKRAFEIHNIKKLEKVAKREREMRLESHLDWIKWKEKMGGSGKFKNLNQNLFESLKTSFNQGTGFGALVSLIKIVSDSAEIEGDFYKIDTEIMSLIKTNAEMAEKALITFSEIDDILNGKIELDIISLSNLYSEIKNMTNQMSALLDIQKNYLYISEKKSSFDQNKIYINKNYFSIALKEILTNACKFSIPESSIHIVLYIEARSLIISAYNSPINNSDRTEGIPVEFENMIFEPFFRLTKFVYDDYKTLDFGLGLTKVEAIIKRFDGKIEIKNIIDHLYAKSQPKTKVICRISIPLVSDNGI from the coding sequence ATGAATGAAAAACGAATTCTCCTCGCTGAAGATGATTTGATATCTGCCACGTTACTGCAAGAGTCTTTAGCTTCAGTCGGATACAAGGTAACACTGGCGGAAGATGGACGAAAGGCAAAAGAGTTGTTTTTAGAAAACCAATTCCCAATTGTCATTACAGATTATGATATGCCAGATGTAAACGGAATTGAACTCATCGATTTTCTAAAAGAGGAAGAGTATGAACCCATCATCATAGTATTAACAAATCATTCCGAAACTTCCATTATTATTGATATCATGAGAAGAGGGATTTACGATTACATTGTAAAACCCATTGAAGCCGAAGAACTTTCCCTAAAACTTAAACGTGCATTTGAAATTCACAATATAAAAAAATTAGAAAAGGTTGCAAAGCGAGAACGTGAAATGCGCCTGGAAAGTCACTTAGATTGGATCAAATGGAAAGAAAAAATGGGAGGATCTGGTAAATTTAAAAATTTGAACCAAAATTTATTTGAGAGTTTAAAAACTAGTTTTAACCAAGGAACTGGATTTGGAGCTCTGGTCTCCTTAATAAAAATCGTTTCGGATTCCGCAGAAATTGAAGGAGATTTTTACAAAATCGATACAGAGATTATGAGTCTCATCAAAACAAATGCAGAGATGGCCGAAAAGGCTTTAATCACTTTTTCCGAAATAGATGATATCTTAAACGGAAAAATCGAATTGGATATAATCTCATTAAGTAATTTGTATAGTGAAATAAAGAATATGACAAATCAAATGAGTGCACTCCTAGACATTCAAAAAAATTATCTTTACATAAGTGAAAAAAAATCATCATTTGATCAAAACAAAATCTATATAAACAAAAACTACTTTAGCATAGCATTGAAAGAAATCCTAACCAATGCATGTAAATTTTCGATCCCAGAAAGTAGCATCCATATTGTTTTGTATATTGAAGCTAGATCACTAATAATTTCTGCTTATAATTCGCCCATCAACAATTCCGATAGAACCGAGGGAATTCCGGTAGAATTTGAGAATATGATATTTGAGCCATTTTTTCGACTCACGAAATTTGTTTATGATGACTACAAAACTCTCGATTTCGGATTAGGATTAACAAAAGTGGAAGCAATCATCAAAAGATTTGATGGTAAAATCGAAATTAAAAATATTATCGATCATCTATATGCAAAATCCCAACCTAAAACTAAAGTCATATGCCGTATTTCGATTCCACTTGTTTCAGATAATGGAATCTAG
- a CDS encoding PAS domain S-box protein yields MFKENKEDGMTSAYHNSLPIPLFQISKQGIINFINSEAQNLFSITQTDLYQKSFTTLLSEKSKEVFKSYINNISLGINEKYCLTEIIVNENLTKQVSLFANLSLDDKWIQLIVIEATNESEIFYKKEFEDISNVAQVGRWELNLITGTLEWSKKIYEIFELDPDLFQPSYETFLSVIHPDDREKVNQAYSQSLIDKKEYEIEHRLILTEGRIKWVRESCYSIFDSKGNPEISIGTCQDITKQKEMEIHLIESEKKYSNLVENTASLVWSIDENGYFKYLNPAWEKLLGYTKDEMLNHPFLDFQPSLIAARDKKAFNKFSLGDYEAIKHGYETLFITKSGETKFLIFYPTPFFNSSGEFKGSHGTANDVTFKRTVDAKLEEIYFELGQRQYAIDQHAIVAITDLNADIIYVNKKFCEISKYTRDELIGENHRIINSGYHPPEFFKNLYRTIRSGNTWHGEIKNRAKDGGYYWVATTIAPIKNSRGEIEKFLSIRTDITEIKEADEKIKSLLEEKALILVEIHHRIKNNMNTIYSLLKMEANSQKDILHKSILLDASNRVRSMMLLYDKLYRSENTDTISIKDYFPTLISEILNIFPSQGKITTDIQVEPIAISTKILSSIGIIINELVTNSMKYSFSEGQIGKITFHVKIQNQILMIHYEDDGIPIEQTNLLQSTNSFGLNLIHMLVKQLKGIVHIENTNGTKYKIEIKI; encoded by the coding sequence ATGTTTAAAGAAAATAAAGAAGATGGAATGACAAGTGCATATCACAATTCTTTACCTATCCCACTCTTTCAAATTTCGAAACAAGGAATCATCAATTTTATAAATTCTGAAGCTCAGAATTTATTTTCCATTACACAAACCGATCTTTATCAAAAATCATTCACAACACTTCTATCTGAAAAATCAAAAGAGGTATTTAAATCATACATAAATAACATATCACTTGGAATAAACGAAAAGTACTGCTTAACCGAAATCATCGTTAACGAAAATCTCACAAAACAAGTTTCACTTTTTGCAAATCTCTCTCTAGACGATAAGTGGATCCAGTTAATTGTAATAGAGGCAACAAATGAATCTGAAATCTTCTACAAAAAGGAATTTGAAGACATCTCCAATGTTGCTCAAGTTGGTAGATGGGAATTAAATTTAATCACTGGTACGCTAGAATGGTCAAAAAAAATATATGAAATATTTGAATTGGATCCCGACCTCTTCCAACCAAGTTATGAAACATTTTTATCAGTAATCCACCCAGATGACCGCGAAAAAGTAAACCAAGCATATTCACAATCGTTAATCGATAAAAAAGAATATGAAATTGAACACAGACTCATTCTGACAGAAGGCCGTATCAAATGGGTAAGAGAAAGCTGTTATTCGATATTTGATTCAAAAGGGAACCCCGAAATTTCAATTGGTACTTGCCAAGACATTACCAAACAGAAGGAAATGGAAATTCATCTTATAGAAAGTGAAAAAAAATATTCAAATTTGGTAGAAAATACTGCAAGTCTTGTCTGGAGTATTGATGAGAATGGATATTTTAAATATCTTAATCCAGCATGGGAAAAATTGCTTGGATATACCAAAGATGAAATGTTGAATCATCCTTTTTTGGATTTTCAACCATCCTTGATTGCAGCAAGAGACAAAAAAGCATTTAATAAATTTAGCTTAGGTGATTATGAAGCTATCAAACATGGTTATGAAACTTTATTTATAACCAAAAGTGGGGAAACAAAGTTTTTAATTTTCTATCCAACTCCATTTTTTAATTCTTCTGGTGAGTTTAAAGGTTCCCATGGAACTGCAAATGATGTAACCTTTAAACGTACAGTAGATGCTAAACTTGAGGAAATTTATTTTGAGTTGGGGCAAAGGCAATATGCAATCGACCAACATGCAATTGTTGCAATTACGGATTTGAATGCAGATATTATTTATGTAAATAAAAAGTTTTGTGAAATAAGTAAGTATACAAGAGACGAATTAATCGGTGAAAACCATCGCATTATAAATTCTGGATACCATCCGCCTGAGTTTTTTAAAAACTTATACAGAACAATTAGATCAGGAAATACTTGGCATGGCGAAATCAAAAATAGGGCTAAAGATGGTGGTTATTACTGGGTAGCTACAACCATTGCACCTATCAAAAATTCACGTGGTGAAATTGAAAAATTTCTCTCCATTAGAACTGATATAACAGAAATCAAAGAAGCGGATGAAAAAATCAAATCACTTTTAGAAGAAAAGGCACTTATCTTAGTTGAAATACACCATCGAATTAAAAACAATATGAATACGATTTATAGCCTCTTAAAAATGGAGGCAAACTCCCAAAAAGACATTTTACATAAGTCCATTTTACTCGATGCATCTAACCGAGTTCGAAGTATGATGCTATTATATGACAAATTATACCGATCAGAAAATACAGATACTATATCCATTAAAGATTACTTTCCAACTTTGATTTCCGAGATACTAAATATTTTTCCAAGTCAAGGGAAAATTACGACAGATATACAAGTCGAACCTATTGCGATTAGCACAAAAATCCTATCTTCCATTGGAATCATCATTAACGAACTCGTTACCAATTCCATGAAATACTCCTTCAGTGAAGGCCAAATAGGAAAAATTACTTTCCATGTTAAAATTCAAAATCAAATTTTAATGATCCATTACGAAGATGATGGAATTCCAATCGAACAAACTAACTTACTTCAATCAACAAATAGTTTTGGTTTAAACCTAATTCACATGTTAGTGAAACAATTAAAAGGAATAGTTCATATAGAAAATACTAATGGAACAAAATATAAAATTGAAATTAAGATTTAG
- a CDS encoding ester cyclase, translating into MYDQIAEGDKVTTRKAILGTRLGPLMGIKPTQKQIRIDVIDIIRLHDEKFVEHWGINTLHTFLSELKSI; encoded by the coding sequence ATTTACGACCAAATTGCCGAAGGTGATAAGGTTACCACTCGCAAGGCGATTCTTGGTACACGTTTAGGTCCGCTTATGGGAATTAAGCCAACACAAAAACAAATTCGGATTGATGTCATCGATATTATTCGCTTACACGACGAAAAGTTCGTTGAACATTGGGGAATCAATACTTTACATACTTTTCTTTCGGAATTGAAATCTATATAA
- a CDS encoding ATP-binding protein — protein sequence MAKIDLDTIFQFNLFLSFLGEFLIMLMFIRVNHELENSYKVKAEELNYSLLELSVAKEKAEKAAQSRSMFLSSMSHEIRTPINSIIGFTNIILDDDPKEEHKDFLSMIQFSSRNLLVIINDILDFNKMEAGKVELEFIPFDFLSLIHKIFHSMKVKADEKNLGFKLEIDEGISKFLIGDPNRLTQILINLISNAIKFTLDGGIALIIKLEDTLNDKVILRFIVRDTGIGIPEKNQKIIFDHFSQADSSTSRKFGGTGLGLSIVKKLLELYGSNINLKSKEDEGSEFSFLLEFTKSELIPEENRFVIQKKSSNQRKNKTILVVDDNELNLKVAFQFIRKCGFECQLASNGKEALQIVSNEKISLVLMDLQMPEWDGFVTTEKIRASGILTPIIALTADVSIDVSNHVKHSGFLDIIHKPFLPEDLVNKIELYAE from the coding sequence ATGGCTAAGATTGATCTGGATACAATTTTTCAGTTTAATCTTTTTTTGAGTTTTCTTGGTGAATTTCTAATCATGCTCATGTTTATACGTGTGAATCATGAATTAGAAAACTCTTATAAAGTAAAAGCAGAAGAATTAAACTATTCGTTACTGGAATTGAGTGTCGCTAAGGAAAAAGCAGAGAAGGCTGCACAATCCAGGTCGATGTTTTTATCTTCCATGAGTCATGAGATTCGTACTCCGATTAATTCAATCATAGGATTTACAAATATTATATTGGATGATGATCCTAAAGAGGAACATAAGGATTTTTTATCCATGATTCAGTTTTCCTCTAGAAATCTATTAGTTATCATAAATGATATTCTGGATTTTAATAAGATGGAGGCGGGGAAGGTAGAACTTGAATTCATTCCGTTTGATTTCCTATCTTTAATCCATAAAATCTTTCATTCTATGAAGGTTAAAGCGGATGAGAAAAATCTTGGATTCAAACTAGAAATAGACGAAGGTATCAGTAAATTTTTGATTGGTGACCCGAATCGCTTAACGCAAATTTTAATCAATTTGATTTCGAATGCTATAAAATTTACATTAGATGGTGGAATTGCTTTAATAATCAAACTTGAAGATACTTTAAATGATAAAGTAATACTAAGATTTATTGTAAGAGATACTGGAATTGGTATTCCAGAAAAAAATCAAAAAATCATATTCGATCATTTTTCCCAAGCTGATTCTTCCACTTCGAGAAAATTTGGTGGTACTGGTTTAGGATTATCAATTGTAAAAAAGCTCCTTGAACTCTATGGTTCTAACATCAACTTGAAATCCAAAGAAGATGAAGGAAGTGAATTTTCATTTCTTTTGGAATTTACTAAATCAGAATTGATTCCAGAAGAGAATCGCTTTGTAATTCAAAAAAAATCTTCAAATCAAAGAAAGAATAAAACAATCCTTGTTGTAGACGATAATGAACTCAATTTAAAAGTAGCATTTCAATTTATTAGAAAATGTGGTTTTGAATGCCAATTAGCTAGTAATGGTAAAGAAGCATTACAGATTGTTAGTAATGAAAAAATATCTTTGGTCTTAATGGATCTGCAAATGCCTGAATGGGATGGTTTTGTCACAACTGAAAAAATTCGTGCCAGTGGAATCCTTACTCCTATCATAGCTCTAACTGCTGATGTTTCAATCGATGTAAGCAATCATGTGAAACATTCAGGGTTTTTAGATATAATTCATAAGCCATTTCTGCCAGAGGATCTAGTAAACAAAATTGAACTTTATGCAGAGTAA
- a CDS encoding LA_2478/LA_2722/LA_4182 family protein — MKFLSKTNLTLLTLLSLLACNKLSQSPEAKLKELVPKFQKTMCSKTIECTKDEFAKIPPAYRNMIPPFMQSEENCVTFFDQKMKEAEKKRIEEKKEVTEEQVQAFEKCILAFDKLTCDTFKGTKGKVSIPECEEAQKFSGE, encoded by the coding sequence ATGAAATTTCTTTCAAAAACAAATCTGACTCTGCTCACACTTTTGTCTCTACTGGCTTGTAACAAACTTTCACAATCACCAGAAGCAAAACTCAAAGAATTAGTTCCAAAATTCCAAAAGACCATGTGTTCAAAAACAATTGAATGTACAAAGGACGAATTTGCTAAAATTCCACCTGCTTATCGAAACATGATCCCACCTTTTATGCAGTCGGAAGAAAACTGTGTAACTTTTTTTGACCAAAAAATGAAGGAAGCTGAGAAAAAGAGAATCGAAGAAAAGAAAGAAGTGACGGAAGAACAAGTGCAAGCCTTTGAAAAGTGTATTTTAGCATTTGATAAACTAACATGCGACACATTCAAAGGTACGAAGGGAAAAGTTTCCATACCAGAATGTGAAGAAGCACAAAAATTTTCAGGCGAATAA